One region of Mycolicibacterium lutetiense genomic DNA includes:
- a CDS encoding flavin-containing monooxygenase, translating to MPQTAAPGPQPAEYDEDWVRAKYAHERDKRLRADAVDQFVEVTADFSHYADDPWAQPLHRDPVRDHVQVLIIGAGLGSLIAAARLQEAGIDDVRIVDTAGDFGGTWYWNRYPGAQCDIESYIYLPLLEELGYMPTERYAHGPEIREHLQAVARHYGLYRNALLQTTVTGMHWNGAAAHWQVTTNRGDLLTANLVAVSPGSLTRPKLPGIAGINEFGGHTFHTSRWDYGYTGGDETGGLTGLQDKRVGVIGTGATGLQCIPHLGRWAQKLYVFQRTPSTVAERNNRPTDPTWAASLMPGWQRERMENFTRVTCGVEMDLDLTDDGWTRNALALTEPAVIRETARLGREMTAEEIGAFLYRADFDAMERLRARISRTVRDSGTADALKPWFKLNCKRAGYHDDYLETFNRDTVELVDTDGRGVERFTDTAVVVDGVEYELDALVFATGFEVGTEFTRRLGFEIVGRDNQRLSDKWAKGMRTLHGLQSHGFPNCFFLGYTQSGVSPNYTHTAEERARHFTYLVKTWAERGAATIEATQEAENEWLAEMNESTVKPKAFYADCTPSYLSSEGDRDNPHSMLANNFGGKPVDFFDMLHKWRSTGQLEGVKIG from the coding sequence CGATCCGGTACGCGACCACGTGCAGGTCCTGATCATCGGGGCCGGGCTGGGCAGCCTGATCGCCGCGGCGCGACTGCAGGAGGCCGGCATCGACGACGTCCGGATCGTCGACACCGCCGGCGACTTCGGCGGCACCTGGTACTGGAACCGCTATCCAGGCGCCCAGTGCGACATCGAGTCCTACATCTACCTGCCGCTGCTCGAAGAGTTGGGCTACATGCCGACGGAGCGCTACGCGCACGGGCCGGAGATCCGCGAGCACCTGCAGGCCGTCGCCCGCCACTATGGGCTGTACCGAAATGCCTTGTTGCAGACCACTGTTACCGGCATGCACTGGAACGGCGCCGCCGCGCACTGGCAGGTGACGACGAATCGCGGTGACCTGCTGACCGCGAACCTGGTCGCCGTCTCACCCGGATCGCTCACCCGGCCGAAACTGCCCGGAATTGCGGGCATCAACGAGTTCGGCGGGCACACCTTCCACACCAGCCGCTGGGACTACGGCTACACCGGCGGTGACGAGACCGGCGGGCTGACCGGACTGCAGGACAAGCGGGTCGGCGTCATCGGCACCGGGGCGACCGGGCTGCAGTGCATCCCGCACCTCGGCCGGTGGGCGCAGAAACTGTATGTGTTCCAACGGACTCCGAGCACCGTCGCCGAACGGAACAACCGGCCGACCGACCCCACCTGGGCGGCCAGTCTGATGCCGGGTTGGCAGCGCGAACGGATGGAGAACTTCACCCGCGTCACCTGCGGGGTCGAGATGGACCTCGATCTCACCGACGACGGATGGACCCGCAACGCGCTCGCCCTGACCGAACCAGCGGTGATCCGCGAGACCGCGCGCCTGGGCCGGGAGATGACGGCCGAGGAAATCGGCGCCTTCCTGTATCGCGCCGACTTCGACGCGATGGAGCGCCTGCGGGCCCGGATCAGCCGGACCGTGCGTGACTCCGGGACCGCCGACGCGCTCAAGCCGTGGTTCAAGCTGAACTGCAAGCGCGCCGGCTACCACGACGACTACCTGGAGACCTTCAACCGGGACACCGTCGAACTCGTCGACACCGACGGCCGCGGAGTGGAGCGGTTCACCGACACCGCCGTCGTCGTCGACGGGGTCGAGTACGAGCTCGACGCGTTGGTGTTCGCAACCGGCTTCGAGGTCGGCACCGAGTTCACCCGTCGTCTCGGGTTCGAGATCGTCGGGCGGGACAACCAGCGCCTCAGCGACAAGTGGGCCAAGGGGATGCGCACCCTGCACGGTCTGCAGAGCCACGGCTTCCCCAACTGCTTCTTCCTCGGCTACACCCAGTCCGGGGTTTCGCCCAACTACACCCACACCGCCGAGGAACGGGCCCGCCATTTCACCTACCTGGTCAAGACCTGGGCCGAACGCGGCGCGGCGACCATCGAAGCCACCCAGGAGGCCGAGAACGAATGGCTGGCGGAGATGAACGAGTCCACCGTGAAGCCCAAGGCGTTCTACGCCGACTGCACCCCGAGCTACCTGAGCTCAGAGGGTGATCGGGACAACCCACACAGCATGCTGGCCAACAACTTCGGCGGCAAGCCCGTCGACTTCTTCGACATGCTGCACAAGTGGCGCTCCACCGGCCAACTGGAAGGGGTGAAGATCGGGTGA